In a genomic window of Verrucomicrobiota bacterium:
- a CDS encoding GNAT family N-acetyltransferase, with product MKFEPDAWLSQVFGYPVFKVTLDESEGEPDARARLEAFLRETSQGRPAFYFARVPTRRIDQVNALTQVGFRVVDVNVSLEREPGPASVPGSIDPLVRDFELRDREAVLGIAASCFAYSRFHLDPRIPRALADSVKRAWADSYFQGTRGDRLLVAEEEGALVGFLAILSRTGHKGRERVIDLVGVAKCCQGRGVGRRLVQTFIAQSAGRAASLRVGTQAANVPSIRLYERCGFRTSETTYVLHAHVEKGSVGP from the coding sequence ATGAAGTTCGAGCCTGATGCGTGGCTTAGCCAGGTATTTGGTTATCCCGTCTTCAAGGTGACCCTCGACGAATCCGAGGGCGAACCGGATGCAAGGGCTCGTTTAGAAGCATTTCTTCGCGAGACTTCCCAGGGACGCCCGGCTTTCTATTTTGCCAGGGTTCCTACGCGACGGATCGATCAAGTGAATGCTTTGACTCAGGTGGGATTCAGAGTCGTGGACGTCAACGTCTCACTCGAACGCGAGCCGGGTCCGGCTTCAGTTCCAGGATCAATCGATCCACTGGTTCGGGATTTTGAACTGCGTGACCGAGAAGCCGTGCTGGGAATCGCAGCAAGTTGCTTTGCGTATTCTCGCTTTCATCTCGATCCACGAATTCCACGTGCTCTCGCTGATTCGGTCAAACGCGCCTGGGCAGACAGCTACTTCCAGGGCACTCGCGGGGATCGGCTGCTGGTGGCAGAAGAAGAGGGAGCACTTGTCGGCTTCCTGGCCATCCTGAGCAGGACCGGGCACAAAGGACGAGAGCGCGTTATTGATCTCGTGGGAGTCGCGAAGTGCTGTCAAGGCCGCGGCGTAGGGCGAAGGCTGGTGCAGACCTTCATCGCGCAGTCGGCCGGCCGAGCCGCATCATTAAGAGTGGGCACGCAGGCTGCGAATGTCCCGTCGATCCGCCTGTACGAACGCTGCGGATTCCGCACGAGCGAGACGACCTACGTGTTGCATGCCCACGTGGAGAAAGGATCGGTTGGACCATGA
- a CDS encoding NAD(P)-dependent oxidoreductase — MKIELKKRRIALIGGAGFIGHNLALSLARQGAHVEIIDGLQVNNLLTFVSGNTDFHNRDLYLQIINQRLDLLREAGIQLHIQDARDYHGLSHVLAKVRPHVIVHLAAVSHAGRSNKDPYSTFDHSLRTLENALDNARGQVEQFIYFSSSMVYGNFLTEEVSEEHPLEPIGIYGALKVAGEKMVIAYQQVFDLPYTIIRPSALYGPRCVSRRVGQIFIESAMSGGALRVDGDGSEKLDFTFIGDLAAGIELAITNPNARNQIFNLTFGQSRSVNELVAIIREAFPESPVQYVERDKLMPYRGTLSIRKARELLGYEPQYPIEVGFTNYIHWYKKLQKDYHYWREDRMAA, encoded by the coding sequence ATGAAGATCGAGCTGAAGAAGCGGCGGATCGCGTTGATTGGCGGCGCCGGGTTTATTGGTCATAATCTGGCGCTCAGCCTGGCCCGGCAAGGGGCGCACGTGGAAATAATTGACGGGCTCCAGGTAAATAATCTCCTGACGTTCGTGTCCGGCAACACCGACTTTCATAACCGCGATCTTTATCTTCAGATCATCAACCAGCGATTGGATTTGCTCCGTGAAGCGGGCATCCAGCTCCACATTCAGGATGCGCGTGATTATCACGGGTTGAGTCATGTGCTGGCCAAGGTTCGCCCGCATGTGATCGTCCACCTAGCCGCGGTTTCGCACGCCGGGCGCTCGAACAAAGACCCATACAGCACGTTTGACCACAGCTTGCGGACACTGGAAAACGCCCTCGACAACGCTCGCGGGCAGGTCGAGCAGTTCATTTATTTTTCTTCGAGCATGGTGTATGGCAATTTTCTCACGGAGGAAGTCAGCGAAGAGCATCCTCTGGAGCCCATTGGAATCTACGGTGCGTTGAAGGTGGCCGGGGAAAAGATGGTGATCGCATACCAGCAGGTGTTTGACTTGCCTTACACGATCATCCGGCCCTCCGCACTGTATGGTCCACGCTGTGTCAGCCGACGGGTTGGGCAAATCTTCATCGAAAGCGCGATGAGCGGCGGAGCATTGCGGGTGGACGGTGACGGATCGGAGAAACTGGACTTCACTTTCATTGGCGACCTCGCCGCCGGGATTGAACTGGCCATTACGAATCCCAACGCGAGGAACCAAATCTTCAATTTAACGTTTGGCCAATCCCGATCCGTGAACGAGTTGGTGGCGATCATTCGGGAGGCATTTCCCGAATCCCCAGTCCAGTACGTGGAACGCGACAAACTGATGCCGTATCGGGGCACTTTGAGCATCCGCAAAGCTCGGGAACTACTCGGATATGAGCCGCAGTACCCGATTGAAGTAGGGTTTACCAACTACATTCACTGGTACAAGAAGCTTCAAAAGGATTACCACTATTGGCGGGAAGACCGGATGGCGGCCTGA
- a CDS encoding DegT/DnrJ/EryC1/StrS family aminotransferase → MSDARQIPFARPWITEDDRQAVLEVLNGHILTHGPHCKAFEEEFGAFLGEGAHCVSVSSCMAALHLAYLHFGIGPGDEVIVPAQTHTATAHAVEWVGARPVFVDCDPRTGNVTADAIAKAITRRTKAVSMVHFVGIPCEMAGIVSLAELHGLRIIEDCAIALGSHCRGKHVGLWGDAGCFSFYPVKHLTTGEGGMFVSRHPSVAEAVSKLRAFGVDRKHSERAIPGMYDVPTLGLNYRMSEMQAALGRSQLRRMRQNLAIRKENFERLRSGLSSLREVRVLDSQDQQMANSHYCLSVVLEKASVEFRNRVIARLNTVGVGTSVYYPQPVPRMTYYRAKYGYNRQACCSAEAISDQSIALPVGPHLTTADIDYVAQAFVSIVKEETNV, encoded by the coding sequence ATGAGTGACGCGCGGCAGATTCCGTTCGCCCGCCCCTGGATCACGGAGGACGACCGCCAGGCGGTGCTTGAAGTTCTGAACGGCCACATTCTAACCCACGGACCGCATTGCAAGGCGTTCGAGGAAGAATTCGGAGCGTTTCTGGGCGAAGGCGCTCATTGTGTTTCGGTCAGTTCGTGCATGGCGGCGCTGCACCTGGCTTATCTCCACTTCGGCATCGGTCCCGGGGATGAAGTCATCGTGCCAGCCCAAACCCACACCGCCACTGCGCATGCGGTCGAGTGGGTCGGTGCCAGACCGGTTTTTGTGGATTGCGATCCGCGAACCGGCAACGTGACAGCAGACGCCATCGCCAAAGCCATCACTCGACGGACAAAGGCGGTCTCGATGGTGCATTTCGTTGGGATCCCCTGTGAGATGGCCGGGATCGTTTCCCTGGCCGAACTGCACGGGCTGCGAATCATTGAAGACTGCGCTATCGCCTTGGGCTCGCACTGCCGAGGCAAGCATGTCGGCCTATGGGGTGATGCGGGTTGTTTTTCGTTCTATCCCGTCAAGCATCTTACCACCGGAGAAGGCGGAATGTTTGTCAGCCGGCACCCGTCAGTCGCAGAGGCGGTGAGCAAGCTGAGGGCCTTTGGGGTGGACCGCAAGCATTCTGAGCGTGCGATTCCGGGGATGTACGACGTGCCGACCCTGGGATTGAATTACCGAATGAGCGAAATGCAGGCAGCATTGGGCCGGTCCCAGTTGCGGCGGATGAGGCAAAACCTGGCGATCCGTAAGGAAAACTTTGAACGGCTGAGAAGTGGCTTGTCCTCTTTGCGTGAGGTCCGAGTTTTGGATTCCCAGGATCAGCAAATGGCCAACAGTCATTACTGCCTGAGCGTGGTTCTGGAGAAGGCCTCGGTCGAGTTCAGGAATCGCGTGATTGCCCGGCTGAACACGGTTGGCGTGGGAACCAGCGTGTACTACCCCCAACCGGTGCCCCGAATGACGTATTACCGGGCGAAGTATGGCTACAACCGGCAAGCTTGTTGCTCCGCAGAGGCGATCAGCGACCAATCGATCGCTCTGCCTGTCGGTCCACATCTGACGACAGCGGATATCGACTACGTCGCCCAGGCGTTTGTAAGCATCGTGAAAGAAGAGACTAACGTATGA